In Ruminococcaceae bacterium BL-4, one DNA window encodes the following:
- the ykvN gene encoding Uncharacterized HTH-type transcriptional regulator YkvN translates to MGKDLFGICPYVTSQKLLTGKWTLLIMYYLSLKTMRFNELQRNLPNLTQATLSKQLRMMEKNGLLIRTSYNQIPPKVEYSLSSLGQHFKPVLDAIEVWGNEYIDFLKKSKQ, encoded by the coding sequence ATGGGAAAAGATTTATTTGGGATTTGCCCCTATGTTACTTCGCAGAAGCTGCTCACAGGAAAATGGACACTATTGATTATGTATTATTTGAGCCTTAAAACCATGCGGTTTAATGAACTGCAAAGAAATCTGCCGAATTTGACACAGGCAACGTTATCAAAGCAGCTTCGCATGATGGAGAAAAACGGTTTGCTGATTCGCACGTCTTATAATCAAATTCCGCCGAAAGTTGAATATTCGCTCTCTAGCTTAGGACAGCATTTTAAGCCCGTCTTAGATGCGATTGAGGTATGGGGAAATGAGTATATCGACTTTTTGAAAAAGTCCAAACAATAG
- a CDS encoding Hydrolase has translation MKSEFVPELEGALRKHMIKIPTVINEVCGVRVMGKLIKSLLFSTDIAIIRNCNADAIMAVYPFTPQPIIANSIITCADVPVFIGVGGGTTRGKRVTNLAENAEYLGAAGVVVNAPTPDETLTFVSDKINIPITITVVSEKTDIEKRLESGASILNVSAAGRTPFVVSEIRKRFPEVPIIATGGSTDDNILRTIDAGANAITYTPPTAAELFKKLMTSYREESN, from the coding sequence ATGAAAAGTGAGTTCGTTCCGGAATTGGAAGGTGCTCTAAGAAAACATATGATCAAAATTCCAACAGTCATCAATGAAGTCTGCGGCGTACGTGTAATGGGCAAGCTGATAAAATCATTGCTGTTTTCCACCGATATCGCCATTATCAGAAACTGCAACGCCGATGCTATAATGGCCGTCTACCCGTTTACCCCGCAGCCGATCATCGCCAACTCTATTATCACCTGCGCCGACGTGCCTGTCTTTATTGGTGTTGGTGGCGGCACAACCCGCGGAAAGCGTGTAACAAATCTCGCTGAAAACGCGGAATACCTTGGTGCCGCTGGCGTAGTCGTCAATGCACCGACCCCCGACGAGACGCTTACTTTCGTTTCAGATAAAATTAATATTCCCATTACGATCACTGTTGTCTCTGAAAAGACCGATATTGAAAAGCGACTGGAAAGCGGAGCTAGTATTTTAAACGTTTCAGCCGCTGGGCGTACCCCATTCGTTGTCTCTGAAATTCGCAAACGCTTTCCAGAAGTTCCGATCATTGCTACCGGGGGTTCCACCGACGACAATATTCTTCGTACAATCGACGCTGGTGCAAATGCAATTACCTATACTCCACCTACTGCAGCAGAATTATTCAAAAAACTGATGACCTCCTACCGCGAGGAATCAAACTAA
- the mprF gene encoding Phosphatidylglycerol lysyltransferase, with protein sequence MSKIKHVIKKNLFAIITLSISLGLLIGFLMTQDQKSLQEILTHLEPGWMLAAVFAMLFTWFLEGVCNWLLCRHLYPEWTLRRSIVVGMIGILYNNITPFSTGGQPMQIYSMHKMGMKTGKAGAIIAVKTLTYQCVMVAYSLVLMIFHLHFFQTTVSNLSFLTILGVLTNGAFILLVLLFSIYPPFVYRLIHGVLHLLERIHVVHDFQAKYDDIVLKFKVFHDGIRTMGHSLKLYACVCLVTIFQITFNSIVTYFIFLSFGLRGTGMWVMIAAQVFVNMIASFVPLPGASGGAEISFGMFFHIFFRGATAPAMLIWRIITYYLGIILGCIFASIGNHKYSAAIPDDFSEKGLSDLTDDSDE encoded by the coding sequence ATGTCAAAAATCAAACATGTGATTAAAAAAAATCTATTTGCAATTATTACACTTTCAATTTCTCTTGGGCTTTTAATTGGTTTTCTTATGACACAGGATCAAAAAAGCCTTCAAGAGATTCTTACACACTTGGAACCCGGCTGGATGCTTGCCGCCGTCTTTGCCATGTTGTTCACTTGGTTTTTAGAAGGAGTCTGCAACTGGCTTTTATGCCGTCATCTTTATCCTGAATGGACACTGAGACGTTCCATTGTTGTAGGAATGATTGGTATTCTGTATAATAATATTACACCATTTTCTACCGGCGGTCAGCCCATGCAGATCTATTCCATGCATAAAATGGGGATGAAGACCGGAAAAGCCGGCGCTATTATCGCGGTAAAGACTTTGACTTATCAGTGTGTCATGGTCGCTTATTCCTTGGTCCTTATGATCTTTCACCTTCATTTTTTTCAAACGACTGTCAGCAACCTGTCTTTTCTAACGATTTTGGGTGTTTTGACTAACGGCGCCTTTATTCTTTTGGTTCTGCTATTTTCAATTTATCCTCCTTTCGTTTACCGCCTGATTCACGGTGTACTTCATCTGCTGGAAAGAATTCATGTGGTTCATGATTTTCAGGCAAAATATGATGATATTGTTTTAAAGTTTAAAGTTTTTCACGACGGTATCAGAACGATGGGACACTCTCTTAAACTATATGCATGTGTTTGTCTGGTAACTATTTTTCAGATTACGTTCAACAGTATCGTCACCTATTTTATTTTTCTCAGCTTTGGGCTGCGTGGTACCGGAATGTGGGTGATGATCGCGGCACAGGTATTTGTAAATATGATTGCCTCTTTTGTCCCTCTGCCCGGAGCTTCCGGCGGAGCAGAAATCAGCTTTGGCATGTTTTTTCATATATTTTTCCGTGGTGCCACCGCTCCAGCCATGTTGATCTGGAGAATCATCACCTACTATTTAGGAATCATTTTGGGCTGTATTTTTGCTTCCATCGGCAATCACAAATACAGCGCCGCTATTCCCGATGATTTTTCGGAAAAAGGCCTCTCGGATTTAACGGATGATTCAGATGAATAA
- a CDS encoding Pyridoxamine 5'-phosphate oxidase family protein, which translates to MKEVYDFLKQANTYFLATEDGDQPRVRPFGTINIFQGKLYIQTGKVKKVYHQMKANPKIEISATVGEKWIRVEANAIEDDRIEPKQSMLDAYPSLQKMYKADDGNTTVFYLTNVTATIFSFSEEPKTYKF; encoded by the coding sequence ATGAAAGAAGTCTATGATTTTCTAAAGCAAGCCAATACTTATTTCCTTGCAACAGAGGATGGGGACCAGCCCAGGGTTCGCCCATTCGGTACCATAAACATTTTTCAAGGCAAACTTTATATTCAAACAGGCAAAGTTAAAAAAGTATATCATCAAATGAAGGCGAATCCAAAGATTGAAATCAGCGCCACAGTCGGCGAAAAATGGATTCGTGTTGAAGCGAATGCCATTGAGGATGACAGAATTGAGCCCAAACAAAGTATGCTCGACGCATATCCTTCTCTCCAGAAAATGTATAAGGCTGATGATGGAAACACCACAGTGTTTTATCTGACAAACGTCACCGCAACGATATTTTCCTTCTCAGAGGAGCCTAAGACCTATAAATTTTAA
- the def gene encoding Peptide deformylase: protein MVHEIMKDVEFLSQKSQPATKEDLSVAKDLLETLEAHKENCVGMAANMIGEHKCIIAFDNNGKYMAMFNPEIIKRSQPFETEEGCLSLIGTRRTKRWKSIKVQYQNSDFQNRYKTFTGWTAQIIQHEINHCEGVII from the coding sequence ATGGTTCACGAAATTATGAAAGATGTTGAGTTCCTTTCACAAAAATCCCAACCCGCTACAAAGGAGGATCTGTCGGTTGCAAAGGATCTGTTGGAAACGCTGGAGGCTCATAAGGAGAATTGTGTGGGGATGGCGGCAAATATGATCGGAGAGCATAAATGTATTATAGCCTTTGATAACAATGGGAAATATATGGCGATGTTTAACCCCGAAATTATCAAAAGATCCCAGCCTTTCGAGACTGAGGAAGGCTGTTTGTCTCTTATTGGTACGCGCAGAACAAAACGCTGGAAATCGATCAAGGTACAGTACCAAAACAGTGACTTTCAGAATCGATACAAAACTTTTACCGGATGGACAGCACAAATTATTCAGCATGAGATCAACCATTGCGAAGGAGTTATCATCTGA
- a CDS encoding Catalase, protein MLHPIKHFRTVSHHRWLVLKYCFRIGLYKQGLLHDLSKFSPTEFWAGAKYYQGNRSPNDAQRLKAGYSAAWLHHKGRNRHHLEYWIDYSTGAGHQLCGMEILPRYVAEMICDRIAASRTYRGSLYSDSDPYEYYMRSRDHYVLHPKTRRYLEKYLYMLKEEGEKRTFLSLKEWIHSEN, encoded by the coding sequence ATGTTGCATCCGATTAAACATTTTCGGACAGTCAGTCACCATCGATGGCTTGTCTTAAAATATTGTTTTCGTATTGGCCTTTATAAACAAGGTCTTTTGCATGATTTGTCCAAATTCTCACCGACGGAATTTTGGGCAGGTGCAAAATATTATCAGGGAAACCGAAGCCCAAATGATGCACAGCGTTTAAAAGCAGGATATAGTGCTGCATGGCTGCATCATAAAGGACGCAATCGGCATCATCTGGAATACTGGATCGACTATTCTACAGGGGCTGGTCATCAGCTTTGTGGAATGGAGATACTACCGCGCTATGTGGCAGAAATGATTTGTGACCGTATTGCTGCCAGCCGCACCTATCGCGGAAGTCTTTATTCTGACAGTGATCCGTATGAATATTATATGCGTTCCAGAGACCATTATGTTCTTCATCCAAAGACTCGCCGTTATTTAGAAAAATATCTGTATATGCTAAAGGAAGAGGGAGAAAAAAGAACATTCCTTTCTTTGAAAGAGTGGATTCATTCGGAAAATTGA